One part of the Methylobacterium terrae genome encodes these proteins:
- a CDS encoding efflux transporter outer membrane subunit — protein sequence MALAGCLVGPDYTRPTVETPAAFKEGGARPMPPRHWRPVRPLDEAERGDWWRVFRDPTLDRLIRLIDVDNQNLRAQVAAYRQARALVQEARAQLFPTALGAPSIGRTSTGGVERTVLTLQGSATWELDLFGRIRRLIESDVAAAQASAADLASVRLALQTQLATAYYQLRYQEALQSLLERTAQAYQRSLTIAQNQYDAGVAARSDVITAQTQLQTTQANAIAVGLQRANLEHAIATLIGRPPSEVSLARGSLPSRPPTVPVSLPSDLLERRPDIALAERSVQSQSAQIGVAVAAFYPTVTLSASGGIAGDPARNFFAAANSFWSVAASGSQVLFDGGARTAALQAVEAAYDAAVANYRQTVLTAFQQVENGLAGQRILARQQAAQELAVQSSRRAVEIALNEYRAGTQNYTTVVTAQALELNNEVTELQVRLNRFTNAVSLIGAIGGGWDTSSLPSGEALKQFTPLPIDRGQAPRVDE from the coding sequence ATGGCGCTCGCCGGCTGCCTCGTCGGCCCCGACTACACCCGCCCCACCGTCGAGACGCCCGCCGCCTTCAAGGAGGGCGGCGCGCGGCCGATGCCGCCGCGCCACTGGCGGCCGGTGCGGCCCCTCGACGAGGCGGAGCGCGGCGACTGGTGGCGGGTGTTTCGCGATCCCACCCTTGACCGGCTGATCCGCCTCATCGACGTCGACAACCAGAACCTGCGCGCCCAGGTCGCCGCCTACCGGCAGGCCCGGGCCCTGGTGCAGGAGGCCCGCGCCCAGCTGTTTCCGACCGCGCTGGGCGCCCCCTCGATCGGCCGCACCAGCACCGGCGGGGTCGAGCGCACGGTGCTGACGCTCCAGGGCTCGGCGACCTGGGAGCTCGACTTGTTCGGCCGCATCCGCCGCCTGATCGAGAGCGACGTTGCCGCCGCCCAGGCCAGCGCCGCCGACCTCGCCTCGGTGCGCCTCGCGCTCCAGACGCAACTCGCCACCGCCTATTACCAGCTCCGCTACCAGGAAGCGCTCCAGAGCCTGCTCGAGCGCACCGCCCAGGCCTACCAGCGCTCGCTCACCATCGCGCAGAACCAGTACGATGCCGGCGTCGCCGCCCGCTCCGACGTCATCACCGCCCAGACCCAGCTCCAGACCACCCAGGCCAACGCCATCGCGGTCGGGCTGCAGCGGGCGAACCTCGAACACGCCATCGCGACGCTGATCGGCCGCCCGCCCTCCGAGGTGTCGCTCGCCCGCGGCAGCCTGCCGTCGCGCCCGCCCACCGTGCCGGTGAGCCTGCCCTCCGACCTCCTGGAGCGGCGGCCCGACATCGCGCTCGCCGAGCGCAGCGTGCAGTCCCAGAGCGCCCAGATCGGCGTCGCCGTGGCGGCGTTCTACCCGACCGTCACCCTGTCGGCGAGCGGCGGCATCGCGGGCGATCCGGCGCGCAACTTCTTTGCCGCGGCGAACTCGTTCTGGTCGGTGGCGGCCTCCGGCAGCCAGGTGCTGTTCGACGGCGGCGCCCGCACCGCCGCCCTCCAGGCCGTCGAGGCGGCCTACGACGCGGCGGTCGCCAATTACCGCCAGACGGTGCTCACCGCCTTCCAGCAGGTCGAGAACGGGCTCGCCGGCCAGCGCATCCTCGCCCGCCAGCAGGCGGCGCAGGAACTGGCGGTGCAGTCGTCGCGCCGGGCGGTCGAGATCGCGCTCAACGAGTACCGGGCCGGCACCCAGAACTACACCACCGTCGTCACCGCCCAGGCGCTGGAGCTCAACAACGAGGTCACGGAGCTGCAGGTCCGCCTCAACCGCTTCACCAACGCGGTGTCGCTGATCGGCGCGATCGGCGGCGGCTGGGACACCAGCAGCCTGCCGAGCGGGGAGGCGCTGAAGCAGTTCACGCCCCTGCCGATCGATCGCGGCCAGGCGCCGCGGGTGGACGAGTGA